Proteins encoded within one genomic window of Brachybacterium avium:
- a CDS encoding glycosyltransferase family 4 protein: MTTPPAGPLADRTVLVANPAADLYGSDRMMLEAIKGLLAQDARVIATCSQNGPLVDQLEELGVDVRVIGVPIIRKSMLSPRGMVHLAGTVGSALPRMRRLIRDVCADIVIANTLTLPFWTLAARSCRRPVIVYVHEAESSLSRAARTLLTAPLALAHGVVFNSETSRAVCMPRTLERRGRVRVVLNGVAGPPVTRPPRGRIEGPARLLFIGRLSPRKGPDLLIDAASLLHGMGVEATVDLVGDVFPGYEWYEDQLRARVRDLGLEEKVRFRGFRSPVWNAIGDADLMVVPSRGDESFGNVVIESLLSARPVIVADHTGLREAASGFAGAVRVIPDDAEAIAEAARDLLRDWNGSRAAAVADAVTARARLGTELFQGEFVRAVVELGR; the protein is encoded by the coding sequence GTGACGACACCCCCGGCCGGCCCACTCGCTGATCGCACCGTGCTGGTGGCGAATCCCGCCGCCGATCTCTACGGGTCGGACCGGATGATGCTCGAGGCGATCAAGGGGCTGCTCGCGCAGGACGCCCGCGTCATCGCCACCTGTTCCCAGAACGGCCCACTCGTGGATCAGCTCGAGGAGCTCGGTGTCGATGTGCGCGTCATAGGGGTCCCGATCATCCGCAAGAGCATGCTCTCGCCACGGGGGATGGTGCACCTGGCCGGGACCGTCGGATCAGCACTGCCTCGCATGCGGCGACTGATCAGAGACGTCTGTGCGGACATCGTCATCGCGAACACGCTGACCCTGCCGTTCTGGACTCTCGCCGCACGGAGCTGCCGCCGCCCGGTCATCGTCTACGTCCACGAGGCGGAATCCTCCCTGTCCCGGGCGGCGCGCACGCTGCTGACCGCACCCCTGGCACTGGCGCACGGGGTCGTGTTCAACTCCGAGACGAGCCGTGCCGTGTGCATGCCGCGAACGCTGGAACGACGGGGGAGGGTCCGCGTGGTCCTCAACGGGGTAGCGGGGCCGCCTGTCACCCGCCCCCCGCGGGGCCGCATCGAAGGGCCGGCCCGGCTGCTCTTCATCGGGCGGCTCTCTCCGCGGAAGGGTCCCGACCTCCTCATCGACGCAGCATCCCTGCTGCACGGCATGGGTGTCGAGGCCACCGTGGACCTGGTCGGCGATGTCTTCCCTGGATACGAGTGGTACGAGGACCAGCTCCGAGCACGTGTCCGCGATCTCGGTCTCGAGGAGAAGGTTCGCTTCCGCGGGTTCCGGTCCCCGGTCTGGAACGCCATCGGCGATGCGGATCTGATGGTCGTCCCCTCCCGAGGGGACGAGTCCTTCGGCAATGTCGTGATCGAGTCCCTGCTCAGCGCACGCCCGGTGATCGTCGCTGATCACACCGGTCTCCGGGAAGCCGCCTCAGGATTCGCGGGCGCGGTCCGAGTCATCCCGGACGACGCCGAGGCGATCGCGGAAGCGGCCCGGGACCTGCTGCGGGACTGGAACGGATCTCGCGCGGCCGCCGTCGCCGACGCGGTGACCGCCCGGGCCAGGCTCGGCACCGAGCTATTCCAAGGGGAGTTCGTCCGAGCCGTCGTCGAGCTCGGCCGATGA
- a CDS encoding Gfo/Idh/MocA family protein: MIDVAVVGLGKMGLSHLSMINAHPDVRVVGICDATGYMLDVLTKYTGLPTFKDLTRMLDEARPDALIVATPTHLHSGMVREALRRNIHVFCEKPFMIDPAESEELADLARRSGLVTQVGYHNRFVGTFAEVHRLLELGVLGTVTTALAEAYGPVVLKEAGTTWRSRRATGGGCLYDYAAHPLNLLTWYLGAPTGVSGSRLTSIFSANIDDAVATTLHYPGATAQLIANWSDESQRKMTTQITLWGTHGRIHADRQEIQVYLRDSAPVPEGYRPGWNVKYTTELMEAPWFYLRGEEYSNQLDAFVHRVMASASEGQNDFTSAAITDECLAMIIEDAARVDGPLRSASAAPPPTSLPTRARSAWRVLRGEAVR; this comes from the coding sequence ATGATCGACGTCGCCGTTGTCGGACTCGGCAAGATGGGCCTGTCGCACCTGTCGATGATCAACGCGCATCCTGATGTCCGCGTGGTCGGCATCTGTGACGCCACCGGCTACATGCTGGACGTACTGACCAAATACACCGGTCTGCCGACGTTCAAGGACCTCACCCGGATGCTGGACGAGGCCCGGCCGGATGCCCTGATCGTCGCCACCCCCACCCACCTCCACTCGGGAATGGTGCGCGAGGCGCTCCGCAGGAACATCCACGTCTTCTGCGAGAAGCCCTTCATGATCGATCCCGCCGAGAGCGAGGAGCTCGCCGATCTTGCCCGCCGATCCGGGCTGGTCACCCAGGTCGGGTACCACAATCGCTTCGTCGGCACCTTCGCCGAGGTGCATCGCCTGCTCGAGCTCGGCGTCCTGGGCACGGTGACCACCGCTCTGGCGGAGGCCTACGGGCCCGTCGTGCTCAAGGAGGCCGGCACCACCTGGCGAAGCCGCCGTGCGACCGGAGGCGGGTGCCTGTACGACTACGCAGCTCATCCTCTGAACCTGCTGACCTGGTATCTCGGCGCACCGACCGGAGTCAGCGGCAGTCGCTTGACCAGCATCTTCTCTGCGAACATCGATGATGCCGTCGCCACCACCCTGCACTATCCCGGGGCCACCGCGCAGCTCATCGCGAACTGGTCGGATGAGTCCCAGCGGAAGATGACGACCCAGATCACGCTGTGGGGGACCCATGGCAGGATCCATGCAGACCGACAGGAGATACAGGTGTATCTGCGCGACAGCGCTCCGGTTCCCGAGGGCTACCGCCCTGGATGGAACGTGAAGTACACGACCGAGCTCATGGAGGCTCCCTGGTTCTATCTTCGCGGCGAGGAGTACAGCAACCAGTTGGACGCCTTCGTCCACCGGGTCATGGCCTCCGCATCCGAGGGACAGAACGACTTCACCTCCGCTGCGATCACCGATGAGTGCCTCGCGATGATCATCGAGGATGCCGCCCGGGTCGATGGACCGCTGCGCTCTGCCTCCGCCGCCCCGCCACCGACCTCGCTCCCTACCCGAGCGCGCAGCGCATGGCGCGTGCTCCGAGGGGAGGCCGTGCGATGA
- a CDS encoding DUF1972 domain-containing protein — MQPTVRILGTHGVPAAYGGFETAAENVGLYLRDRGWRVVVYCQLPGHGATTTDEWNGLERVLIREPREGWRGTSAFDLTSVRHALRAHRSGEVWLTFGYNTGVFDIVPRLRRVPNVINMDGMEWTRKRWGLAKQAILLANERLAGLVGDVLIADHPVIAQYLGRHFGRRRVTTITYGAHEVLDAPTGPVEAEGLHPGRYGIVVCRPIPENSVLEIVSAWSRRHRGMPLVVVGPYEGHEPYVAAVRAAASDEVLFPGAIFDPERLSALRHHAGLYLHGHTVGGTNPSLVEAMAAGNAVVAHRNVYNSWVVGDDNEHFSDSTELAGILDELLDDAPRRRRMGAANRARFRSEFTWSKIGDQYETALLKALRGRVPASSHADAPETKGALR, encoded by the coding sequence ATGCAGCCCACAGTTCGTATTCTCGGGACCCATGGGGTCCCAGCGGCCTACGGGGGGTTCGAGACGGCCGCCGAGAACGTCGGTCTGTACCTCCGGGATCGGGGATGGCGGGTCGTCGTCTACTGCCAGCTCCCGGGCCACGGGGCCACGACCACCGACGAGTGGAACGGCCTCGAACGGGTTCTGATACGTGAGCCGCGGGAGGGGTGGCGGGGGACATCCGCATTCGATCTCACCTCTGTGCGCCATGCTCTGCGCGCCCACCGGTCGGGAGAGGTGTGGCTGACCTTCGGGTACAACACCGGGGTCTTCGACATCGTGCCGCGACTGCGCCGGGTTCCCAATGTCATCAACATGGATGGCATGGAATGGACCCGGAAGCGCTGGGGCCTCGCCAAACAGGCGATCCTGTTGGCCAACGAGCGGCTGGCAGGCCTCGTCGGCGACGTGCTGATCGCGGATCATCCCGTGATCGCGCAATATTTGGGCCGGCATTTCGGCCGGCGGCGCGTCACCACCATCACCTACGGGGCGCATGAGGTTCTCGATGCTCCGACCGGGCCCGTCGAGGCCGAGGGCCTGCACCCCGGGCGCTATGGGATCGTGGTCTGCCGTCCGATTCCGGAGAACTCGGTGCTCGAGATCGTCTCTGCCTGGTCGCGACGGCATCGCGGTATGCCGCTCGTCGTCGTCGGCCCCTACGAGGGCCACGAGCCGTACGTCGCGGCGGTGAGGGCGGCCGCCTCCGACGAGGTGCTGTTCCCCGGCGCGATCTTCGATCCCGAACGGCTCTCGGCGCTGCGCCACCATGCCGGTCTCTACCTCCACGGCCACACCGTCGGCGGCACCAACCCGTCCCTGGTCGAGGCCATGGCGGCCGGCAATGCCGTCGTCGCCCACCGGAACGTCTACAACTCCTGGGTCGTCGGTGACGACAACGAGCACTTCTCCGACTCCACCGAGCTGGCAGGGATCCTCGACGAGCTGCTGGACGACGCTCCACGCCGACGCCGCATGGGCGCCGCGAACCGAGCACGATTCCGCAGCGAGTTCACCTGGTCGAAGATCGGTGACCAATATGAGACGGCACTGCTGAAGGCCCTCCGGGGGAGGGTGCCCGCGTCCTCGCACGCTGACGCCCCCGAGACGAAAGGAGCCCTGCGATGA
- a CDS encoding glycosyltransferase family 4 protein, producing MTVSRRDAPTVLAAHSGAGLFTSDRMLLESVRGLREVGCRVVVALPSTGPLVVELERAGAEIEIITMLVTGKHLLRPRRWPATARRALLGLRSIRRLIRRIRPEVIYVSTTAIPQWPLLARHQGIRSISHIHEVAGSGNRWLDRLLYLPHLASQRTLVSSRASLETMRRALPALARRSEIVRNGIASPPHPAPPREPLEPPLRILHMGRLSPRKGPDLALEAASLIQQEGKRVQLTMLGTAEAGDEWFEDQLRSQAAGSGVDVDFAGLQRDIWPHLARADILLAPSRFDEPFGNSAVEAVLALRPVIASDSSGLREAAGGYRTTRLVPAGDARAIADALVDVTDSWSSIVRSLRDSRNEALRRHDPEGYRATINRACGAESRGSWESTPS from the coding sequence GTGACCGTGAGCAGACGCGACGCCCCGACCGTCCTGGCCGCCCATTCCGGGGCCGGGCTCTTCACCTCGGACCGGATGCTCCTGGAGAGCGTGCGCGGCCTGCGGGAGGTCGGATGCCGGGTGGTGGTCGCCCTCCCGTCGACGGGCCCGCTGGTCGTCGAGCTGGAGCGCGCCGGCGCAGAGATCGAGATCATCACGATGCTCGTGACCGGCAAACACCTGCTGCGACCACGGCGATGGCCGGCCACGGCTCGTCGGGCACTGCTGGGCCTGCGAAGCATCAGGCGGCTGATCCGGCGGATTCGGCCAGAAGTCATCTACGTCTCGACGACGGCGATCCCGCAGTGGCCCCTCCTCGCCCGCCATCAGGGAATCCGGTCGATCAGTCACATCCATGAGGTCGCCGGCTCCGGCAACCGCTGGCTGGATCGCCTCCTGTACCTCCCTCACCTCGCGTCGCAGCGAACGCTCGTGAGCAGCCGGGCCTCACTGGAGACGATGCGTCGCGCACTCCCCGCCCTCGCCCGACGCTCCGAGATCGTCCGCAACGGGATCGCTTCTCCCCCGCACCCGGCGCCACCGCGCGAACCGCTCGAGCCCCCACTGCGGATCCTGCACATGGGGAGGCTCTCACCGCGCAAGGGTCCGGACCTCGCCCTCGAGGCCGCGTCCCTGATCCAGCAGGAGGGGAAGCGCGTGCAGCTCACCATGCTGGGCACCGCCGAAGCAGGCGACGAATGGTTCGAGGACCAGTTGCGCAGCCAGGCGGCCGGGAGCGGAGTGGACGTCGACTTCGCCGGGCTCCAGAGGGACATCTGGCCGCACCTGGCCCGCGCAGACATCCTGCTGGCCCCGTCGCGCTTCGACGAACCCTTCGGGAACTCGGCGGTCGAAGCCGTCCTCGCACTGCGTCCCGTCATCGCGAGCGACTCGAGCGGGCTGCGGGAAGCGGCAGGAGGCTATCGCACCACCCGCCTGGTGCCCGCCGGGGATGCGCGCGCGATCGCCGACGCCCTCGTGGACGTCACCGACTCCTGGTCCAGCATCGTGCGCTCATTGAGAGACAGCCGGAACGAGGCGCTGCGGCGCCACGACCCCGAGGGCTACCGGGCGACGATCAACCGCGCCTGCGGGGCAGAGAGCAGGGGAAGCTGGGAGAGCACCCCGTCATGA
- a CDS encoding sensor histidine kinase produces the protein MLTTMIAFVMVGLALTGVLTYAAQFRALDQRVTRELWQEYDELALIAANTEESGAPVHATVDSVLLHATDSAAPSDGESVLTFLDGEPRYEPRAQEYALLQADSPEHQQVQQAILDAYEPGGAVIVPLEAYGRDLRVLIASVRVAGDESEGIFVVASDIGAQRRSLWQSVLTFSVLSVITLLIAGWVGYVVTGRLLRPLEDLRAATGQITVDDLEYRVPVPEVRDDISALAQNFNRMLGRIQEGFAAQRRFMSDVGHELRTPLTIVRGTLETTDTEDPGDVRESHEIALDELDRMGRVVGDLSELAASARPDYVRPRPLDLTAFARSAFARIEHIAEREWILERTVDAMADADEQRLVQAVVQLAANAVRYSDQGSRIRLGVDRVPGAEGPEIHVSVQDEGIGIRPEDQRSIFERFTRVDGSRGSGTGLGLPIVRSIAEGHGGEVRLRSAPGQGSTFTIVFPQSARVPPADAERPAAAGSAGPGSARDTGSREPTPADDDDPADRRRNDG, from the coding sequence GTGCTGACCACGATGATCGCCTTCGTGATGGTGGGGCTGGCCCTGACCGGGGTGCTCACCTACGCCGCACAGTTCCGTGCCCTGGACCAGCGGGTCACCCGCGAGCTCTGGCAGGAGTACGACGAGCTCGCGCTGATCGCCGCGAACACGGAGGAGAGCGGCGCGCCGGTCCACGCCACCGTCGACAGCGTGCTGCTGCATGCCACCGACTCGGCGGCTCCGTCGGACGGCGAATCGGTGCTCACCTTCCTCGACGGCGAGCCGCGCTACGAGCCGCGCGCGCAGGAGTACGCGCTGCTGCAGGCGGACTCCCCCGAGCACCAGCAGGTCCAGCAGGCGATCCTGGACGCCTACGAGCCGGGCGGGGCCGTCATCGTCCCGCTGGAGGCCTATGGCCGGGATCTGCGGGTGCTGATCGCCTCGGTGCGGGTCGCCGGCGACGAGTCCGAGGGCATCTTCGTGGTCGCGAGCGATATCGGCGCCCAGCGCCGCAGCCTGTGGCAGAGCGTCCTGACCTTCTCGGTCCTCTCGGTGATCACGCTGCTGATCGCCGGTTGGGTGGGGTATGTGGTCACCGGGCGTCTGCTGCGGCCGCTGGAGGACCTCCGCGCGGCCACCGGGCAGATCACCGTGGACGACCTCGAATACCGGGTGCCGGTGCCCGAGGTGCGGGACGACATCAGTGCGCTCGCCCAGAACTTCAACCGCATGCTGGGCCGCATCCAGGAGGGCTTCGCCGCGCAGCGCCGCTTCATGAGCGACGTCGGCCACGAGCTGCGCACCCCGCTGACGATCGTGCGCGGCACCCTGGAGACCACCGATACGGAGGATCCCGGCGATGTGCGGGAGTCCCACGAGATCGCGCTCGACGAGCTGGACCGGATGGGTCGCGTCGTCGGGGACCTCTCCGAGCTGGCGGCCTCGGCACGACCCGACTACGTGCGTCCCAGGCCCCTGGACCTGACCGCGTTCGCGCGCTCCGCCTTCGCCCGGATCGAGCACATCGCCGAGCGGGAGTGGATCCTGGAGCGCACGGTGGACGCGATGGCCGACGCCGACGAGCAGCGCCTGGTCCAGGCGGTCGTGCAGCTCGCCGCCAACGCCGTGCGCTACAGCGATCAGGGCAGCCGGATCCGTCTCGGAGTGGACCGGGTGCCGGGTGCGGAGGGGCCCGAGATCCACGTGAGCGTGCAGGATGAGGGCATCGGCATCCGCCCCGAGGATCAGCGGAGCATCTTCGAGCGCTTCACGCGGGTGGACGGCAGCCGGGGCTCCGGGACGGGGCTCGGCCTGCCGATCGTGAGGTCGATCGCCGAGGGCCACGGCGGCGAGGTGCGGCTGAGGTCCGCGCCCGGTCAGGGCTCGACCTTCACGATCGTGTTCCCGCAGTCCGCACGCGTTCCGCCGGCCGACGCCGAGCGGCCGGCGGCCGCCGGCTCCGCAGGCCCTGGCTCCGCACGCGATACTGGGTCGCGGGAACCGACCCCCGCTGACGACGATGACCCAGCTGACCGCAGGAGGAACGACGGATGA
- a CDS encoding response regulator transcription factor, with protein MRILIAEDEARIARFVERGLTANGFACTVVENGISALDLASSGDFDLLILDVGLPRMDGFQVLNALRGMDVQIPILMVTARTGVEDTVQGLEGGANDYIAKPFRFEELLARVKLRAREAAAGAGSVSADVLELGDLALDLRTRVATCSADGRPRSVELSSREFTMARVFLENPHQVLTRDLLLSKVWGYDYDGASNVVDVYVGYLRTKLGAPRLVTVRGAGYKLVDPAA; from the coding sequence ATGAGGATCCTCATCGCCGAGGACGAGGCGCGCATCGCCCGCTTCGTGGAGCGCGGCCTGACAGCGAACGGCTTCGCCTGCACCGTGGTGGAGAACGGCATCTCCGCGCTCGATCTCGCCTCCAGCGGGGACTTCGATCTGCTGATCCTCGACGTGGGCCTGCCGCGGATGGACGGCTTCCAGGTGCTGAACGCGCTGCGCGGGATGGACGTGCAGATCCCGATCCTCATGGTCACCGCCCGCACCGGGGTGGAGGACACCGTGCAGGGCCTCGAGGGAGGCGCGAACGACTACATCGCCAAGCCCTTCCGCTTCGAGGAGCTGCTGGCCCGGGTGAAGCTGCGCGCCCGGGAGGCCGCCGCCGGAGCGGGCAGCGTCAGCGCCGACGTGCTCGAGCTGGGTGATCTCGCGCTGGATCTGCGCACCCGCGTCGCCACCTGCTCCGCAGACGGGCGGCCGCGCTCGGTGGAGCTGTCCTCCCGCGAGTTCACCATGGCCCGCGTGTTCCTGGAGAACCCGCACCAGGTGCTCACCCGCGACCTGCTGCTGTCCAAGGTGTGGGGCTACGACTACGACGGCGCCTCGAACGTGGTCGACGTGTACGTGGGCTACCTGCGCACCAAGCTCGGTGCTCCGCGCCTGGTGACCGTGCGCGGCGCCGGATACAAGCTCGTCGACCCGGCGGCCTGA
- a CDS encoding ferritin-like domain-containing protein, translated as MAFDLDQFAETSVPVKYEDLDFDAFETQPLDAQTLRSLRYMCDVEFHTSCFLRDMLVTPSHREEGAGGFMTMWNREEFWHGEALSMVLARHGIIVDYDEIKAKRVKLGWTGALGPLKQSVLSNLAGTDFVAVHMVWGAANELSAVAAYRQLSGMIDHPALSPLLKRIAQQETRHVAFYTTQARERLLASTNAQKIVRMIMSRVWKPVGSGMMDESEVLHVMNHLFAGRSTELDKLDKRVQKLPGLEGLTIFRNAFARLGVPA; from the coding sequence ATGGCCTTCGACCTCGACCAGTTCGCCGAGACCTCTGTCCCCGTGAAGTACGAGGACCTGGATTTCGACGCCTTCGAGACCCAGCCCCTGGACGCGCAGACCCTGCGCTCGCTGCGCTATATGTGCGACGTCGAGTTCCACACCTCATGCTTCCTGCGGGACATGCTGGTCACCCCTTCGCACCGCGAGGAGGGCGCCGGCGGGTTCATGACGATGTGGAACCGGGAGGAGTTCTGGCACGGCGAAGCGCTGTCGATGGTGCTGGCACGCCACGGGATCATCGTCGACTACGACGAGATCAAGGCCAAGCGGGTCAAGCTCGGCTGGACGGGGGCGCTGGGCCCGCTGAAGCAGTCGGTGCTGTCGAACCTCGCGGGCACGGATTTCGTGGCCGTGCACATGGTGTGGGGGGCGGCCAACGAGCTCTCCGCCGTGGCGGCCTACCGTCAGCTCTCCGGGATGATCGACCACCCGGCGCTGTCCCCGCTGCTGAAGCGCATCGCCCAGCAGGAGACTCGCCACGTCGCCTTCTACACCACCCAGGCCCGGGAACGGCTGCTGGCCTCCACGAACGCCCAGAAGATCGTCCGGATGATCATGTCCCGGGTCTGGAAGCCGGTGGGCAGCGGGATGATGGACGAATCCGAGGTGCTGCATGTGATGAACCATCTCTTCGCGGGCCGGTCCACCGAGCTGGACAAGCTCGACAAGCGGGTCCAGAAGCTGCCGGGGCTGGAGGGGCTGACCATCTTCCGCAACGCCTTCGCGCGCCTCGGCGTCCCTGCCTGA
- a CDS encoding pyridoxal phosphate-dependent decarboxylase family protein: protein MIPEPAPSAAHHRAAGDGSAGHGATAGAATSAEHSAFSDAADALQSHREPSQIWGDEREAVSIALHWAASHTAVATDPKTTARSAADLQAEVGDTITEDGIGATRAMALFDEVLLPATRSIEDPMNLAHIPAAPTRAAVAFDTVVSAANVFGGVWEYGAGAIFAENQVLRWLSDLLGWPADSAGVFVAGGTHGNLSALATARDHALRERGRRPEGGWALACASTAHSSIASAARLLDMDLISVPVDDRGHLTGQALAHALESDPRICAVVASAGTTNAGIVDDLASVVEVAHRHGAWVHVDGAYGGAALVAPSARERFTGIEQADSFVVDPHKWLFAPYDCCALLYRDPRPAAAAHSQHAAYLDSIDRGESNPADLAAHLSRRARGLPLWYSLATHGTAAYTAAVEACLATSRAVARAIAETEHLELLLEPELSVVVFRRPGWSPAAYRRWSQRLAKDGTILCVPTAVGGEIALRLAFVNPSTDPQAVIEVLRTTMLVADGS, encoded by the coding sequence GTGATACCTGAGCCTGCGCCGTCCGCCGCCCACCACCGCGCCGCCGGAGACGGTTCCGCAGGGCACGGGGCCACCGCGGGAGCGGCGACATCTGCCGAGCACAGCGCCTTCTCCGACGCCGCCGATGCCCTGCAGAGCCACCGGGAGCCCTCGCAGATCTGGGGTGATGAGCGGGAGGCGGTGAGCATCGCCCTGCACTGGGCGGCCTCCCACACCGCGGTGGCCACCGACCCCAAGACCACCGCCCGCAGCGCTGCCGACCTGCAGGCCGAGGTCGGGGACACCATCACCGAGGACGGCATCGGGGCCACCCGCGCGATGGCCCTCTTCGACGAGGTGCTGCTGCCGGCCACCCGGTCCATCGAGGATCCGATGAACCTCGCCCATATCCCGGCCGCCCCCACCCGCGCGGCGGTCGCCTTCGACACCGTGGTCTCCGCCGCGAACGTGTTCGGCGGGGTGTGGGAGTACGGGGCGGGGGCGATCTTCGCGGAGAACCAGGTGCTGCGGTGGCTGTCGGACCTGCTGGGCTGGCCCGCGGACTCCGCCGGGGTGTTCGTCGCCGGCGGCACCCACGGGAACCTCTCGGCGCTGGCCACCGCCCGGGACCACGCGCTGCGCGAGCGGGGGCGGCGCCCCGAGGGCGGCTGGGCCCTGGCCTGCGCCTCGACGGCGCACTCCTCGATCGCCTCGGCGGCCCGGCTGCTGGACATGGATCTGATCAGCGTGCCCGTCGACGACCGCGGCCATCTCACCGGGCAGGCACTCGCCCATGCGCTGGAGTCGGACCCGCGGATCTGCGCGGTGGTGGCCTCGGCGGGGACCACCAACGCCGGGATCGTCGACGACCTCGCCTCGGTGGTCGAGGTCGCCCATCGCCACGGCGCCTGGGTCCATGTGGACGGTGCCTACGGCGGGGCGGCCCTGGTCGCGCCCAGCGCCCGGGAGCGCTTCACGGGCATCGAGCAGGCGGACTCCTTCGTGGTGGACCCGCACAAGTGGCTGTTCGCGCCCTACGACTGCTGCGCGCTGCTGTACCGGGACCCGCGCCCGGCCGCGGCCGCGCACTCCCAGCACGCCGCCTATCTCGACTCGATCGATCGCGGGGAGTCCAACCCCGCCGATCTCGCCGCGCATCTCTCCCGCCGCGCCCGCGGGCTGCCGCTGTGGTATTCGCTGGCCACGCACGGCACTGCCGCCTACACCGCTGCGGTCGAGGCCTGCCTGGCGACCTCACGGGCCGTCGCCCGGGCGATCGCGGAGACCGAGCACCTGGAGCTGCTGCTCGAGCCCGAGCTGTCGGTGGTGGTGTTCCGTCGGCCGGGGTGGTCGCCGGCCGCCTATCGGCGCTGGTCGCAGCGGCTGGCGAAGGACGGGACGATCCTGTGTGTGCCCACCGCCGTCGGCGGTGAGATCGCGCTGCGGCTCGCCTTCGTGAACCCCTCGACGGATCCGCAGGCCGTGATCGAGGTGCTGCGCACCACGATGCTGGTGGCCGACGGGAGCTGA
- a CDS encoding GNAT family N-acetyltransferase, translating into MSTDIEDHAHGPDEPIAVRDNPRAERYEAVRGGEIVGIVIYTRTRRRVELIHTVTDPAHRGEGVASLLVRTVLAEARVAALPVLVICPFVESWLQRHPEQARGVIVDD; encoded by the coding sequence GTGAGCACCGACATCGAGGACCACGCACATGGCCCGGACGAGCCGATCGCCGTGCGCGACAACCCGCGCGCCGAGCGCTATGAGGCGGTGCGCGGCGGCGAGATCGTCGGGATCGTGATCTACACCCGCACCCGGCGGCGCGTCGAGCTGATCCACACGGTCACCGACCCCGCGCATCGCGGCGAAGGCGTGGCCTCCCTCCTCGTGCGCACCGTCCTCGCGGAGGCCCGGGTGGCGGCCCTCCCGGTGCTGGTGATCTGTCCCTTCGTCGAGAGCTGGCTGCAGCGCCATCCGGAGCAGGCCCGCGGTGTCATCGTCGACGACTGA
- a CDS encoding mycothiol transferase, translating into MDAVDILRDLASRPRVAAAALGDQLNPVSLNARPGGHDNSVAWLLWHTGREIDAQLAELTGDEQLWMAQGFDARFALGQVGDIVGYGHSSAEARRILIDDGAGLLEYVDATFAAMERYLEMVTAADLEDVIDAQWDPPVTRGARLVSIIDDAVQHIAQAAYVLGMPLRD; encoded by the coding sequence ATGGACGCCGTAGACATTCTCCGTGACCTCGCCTCCCGCCCCCGCGTGGCGGCCGCCGCCCTGGGGGACCAGCTGAACCCGGTGAGCCTCAACGCCCGCCCCGGCGGGCATGACAACTCCGTGGCCTGGCTGCTCTGGCACACCGGTCGCGAGATCGATGCGCAGCTGGCGGAGCTCACCGGCGATGAGCAGCTGTGGATGGCGCAGGGATTCGACGCCCGCTTCGCCCTCGGCCAGGTGGGGGACATCGTGGGCTACGGACACTCCTCGGCCGAGGCGCGCCGCATCCTGATCGACGACGGGGCGGGGCTGCTGGAGTACGTCGATGCCACGTTCGCCGCGATGGAGCGGTACCTCGAGATGGTCACCGCCGCGGACCTCGAGGACGTGATCGATGCGCAGTGGGATCCGCCGGTCACTCGCGGCGCGCGTCTGGTGAGCATCATCGACGACGCAGTCCAGCACATCGCCCAGGCCGCCTACGTGCTCGGGATGCCGCTGCGCGACTGA
- a CDS encoding helix-turn-helix transcriptional regulator: protein MTAPDPPAPEDAEWVEELARSWVEVYKKSATTLALLRIVQEHGPIPAAGIAPRFAETTGWTLTDRGLYRTLRRLADSGVLHLEKVDVARTGAKRQDFALTPVGLAYLQRIERELV from the coding sequence GTGACGGCCCCAGATCCCCCCGCCCCGGAGGACGCCGAGTGGGTGGAGGAGCTGGCCCGCTCCTGGGTCGAGGTCTACAAGAAGTCGGCGACCACGCTCGCGCTGCTGCGGATCGTGCAGGAGCACGGACCGATCCCGGCCGCCGGCATCGCCCCCCGCTTCGCGGAGACGACCGGATGGACGCTCACCGACCGCGGCCTCTACCGCACCCTGCGACGGCTCGCCGATTCCGGGGTGCTCCACCTCGAGAAGGTCGATGTGGCCCGCACCGGAGCGAAGCGGCAGGATTTCGCGCTCACCCCCGTCGGGCTCGCCTATCTGCAGCGGATCGAGCGCGAGCTGGTCTGA